A region from the Hydra vulgaris chromosome 08, alternate assembly HydraT2T_AEP genome encodes:
- the LOC136082929 gene encoding zinc finger MYM-type protein 1-like has protein sequence MTGPQAVDEPVDNFIREIGNNLEMSSLSLCISYAKDFCLTSCQKICTSFRKTLHYKHHDAKENELQEKEIYVDYLMLKDLNLSIASFGCSTLKLVSKKDLHMEADGAASQYKNYKNIINLCYHKQDFDITAKWHFFETLHGKIPCDGVSGTAKNLVAQASLQSINTSIDTSSKIYTCIILRSVVCIPGTGINISENFFGYLKVDDTTGKGLLDAFLDQTKKWELNILDCRGQSYDNGANMKGKAKGVQARLLQMNPKALYVPCANHSLNLVIVDGAKSSNSAITFFGVLSRLYTLFSSSPARWHILKSCIPISVKPQSDTRWESRINCVKPLRYHLKEILEALEKLEVYALEKRDGATATEVCSLMEYMMTWPFILSIVIWYDVLYQINKSSKLLQSSTTSLDVLDSEIKATYTFLQQYRETGFSDAHMKASEIAEVLDIVKIFPEVRSRQKKMIHSYECADEAHTIQLEQKFKVDFFLPLLDMSMGSVKERFEQVSSITELYDFLYRSENLIQICKENSLSLYCKNLQAKLGDIDSDDLEMELKRFVIVVQEKESTHMKSAHDFLNYIYKEELQETYPNLAIVLRIILTSPVTVASAERSFSKLKLIKTFHRSTMVDDRLSSLAMLSIENDVARKLNYEEIINKFASMKVRHKSFL, from the exons ATgactggaccacaagctgtagatgAACCAGTAGATAATTTTATCAGAGAAATAGGAAACA ATTTGGAAATGTCTTCCTTATCCTTATGTATTTCATATGCcaaagatttttgtttaacaTCTTGTCAAAAAATTTGCACTAGTTTCAGAAAAACCCTGCATTACAAACATCACGATGCAAAAGAAAATGAACtccaagaaaaagaaatttatgttgACTACCTTATGTTAAAAGATCTTAATTTAAGTATTGCAAGTTTTGGATGTTcaactttaaaacttgtttcaaaaaaagatttgcatATGGAAGC TGATGGAGCTGcatcacaatataaaaattacaaaaatattatcaacttATGCTACCATAAACAAGATTTTGACATtactgcaaaatggcacttttttgaaacattgcATGGTAAAATTCCTTGTGATGGAGTTAGTGGAACGGCAAAAAATCTTGTTGCACAAGCCAGTCTACAGTCAATTAACACATCAATTGACACATCAAGCAAAATATACA CATGCATAATCCTACGATCAGTAGTTTGCATTCCTGGGACAGGTATCAACATTTCTGAAAATTTCTTTGGATATCTCAAGGTAGATGATACCACTGGAAAAGGGCTTTTGGATGCCTTTCTAGATCAGACAAAAAAGTGGGAATTAAATATTCTTGACTGTCGAGGCCAATCCTATGATAACGGTGCTAACATGAAAGGAAAGGCAAAGGGTGTTCAAGCTAGGCTTCTTCAAATGAATCCCAAAGCTCTATATGTTCCGTGTGCAAACCATTCACTTAATCTAGTCATTGTTGACGGTGCAAAGTCATCCAACAGTGCAATTACTTTTTTCGGAGTTCTTTCAAGATTGTATACACTCTTTTCATCATCTCCTGCTCGATGGCATATTTTAAAGTCATGTATACCCATTTCTGTCAAGCCTCAATCCGATACCAGATGGGAAAGTAGAATAAACTGTGTGAAACCTCTTCGCTATCACCTGAAAGAGATATTAGAGGCATTAGAAAAATTGGAAGTGTATGCTCTAGAGAAGAGAGATGGCGCAACAGCTACAGAAGTATGTTCGCTGATGGAATATATGATGACATGGCCATTCATATTGTCAATCGTTATTTGGTATGACGTTTTATACCAAATTAACAAATCAAGTAAGCTTCTGCAGTCCTCTACAACTTCCCTTGATGTCTTGGATAGTGAAATAAAGGCCACATATACATTTCTTCAGCAATATCGTGAAACTGGATTTTCAGACGCACACATGAAAGCATCAGAAATCGCAGAAGTGTTGgacattgtaaaaatttttccaGAAGTGCGTTCCCGACAAAAAAAGATGATTCATTCATACGAGTGTGCCGATGAAGCTCACACCATCCAATTAGAACAGAAGTTTAAAGTTGATTTCTTTTTACCACTCCTTGATATGTCAATGGGATCAGTAAAGGAGCGTTTTGAACAAGTCAGTAGTATCACAGAGCTCTATGACTTCCTATACCGTTCTGAGAATCTTATTCAAATCTGTAAAGAAAATTCTTTGTctttatattgcaaaaatttgcAAGCAAAGCTTGGCGATATAGATTCGGATGATCTGGAAATGGAATTAAAACGATTTGTCATAGTGGTACAGGAGAAAGAAAGTACTCACATGAAATCTGCACATGATTTTcttaattacatttataaagaaGAGCTGCAAGAAACTTATCCAAATCTTGCCATTGTGTTACGCATAATCCTTACCTCACCAGTAACTGTCGCAAGTGCTGAACGTAGCTTCAGCAAGCTAAAATTGATTAAGACTTTTCATAG GTCAACAATGGTTGATGACCGCTTGTCTTCTCTGGCGATGCTGTCAATTGAGAACGATGTggcaagaaaattaaattatgagGAGATAATCAACAAATTTGCAAGTATGAAAGTTCGCCACAAGTCATTTCTGTGA